GTCCATTCATAAGCATATCCAAAAGTTTAATTACGTTTAGCCTGTTGAATGCAGgacattcaatttcatttggttttattttctgtttttctacTTGAATATTATTGACTTGCTACTTCTTAATGTGATTTTGGAGAGCTGATCGTTTGTTCTCCCTGTTTTCTCCTATTGTTTCTActttttattgtaatttattGTTTGTTCTTCCTGTTTTCTTTTAGGGTGTTGGGAATACTCTAAAAAGACATTATGAAACCTATCTTTTAGAATATGAATTAGCCCATGATGATGTAGATGGGGAATGCTGCTTGTTGTGTCACAGGTCTGTGCTCTATTCCTCTCACACACATGCTCTTCTGCGCACTGACTTGTTTATGCACTAACCCTTATGCATTACTAACGATTGGAACATGGAATGTTGCATCAGTAGTGCAGCAGGTGACTGGGTGAATTGTGGAATATGTGGTGAATGGGCTCATTTTGGGTGTGATCGGCGCCAGGGTCTTGGTGCCTTCAAGGTATATTTCCAACATATAAGCTCCTATTTTAATAAGGAGCATATTGCAAAGATGATCCAGAACCCTTAGTAGGAAAATGAGTAAGAAAATATGTCTGTTAGAgctcaaagatttttttttgataggtaagaagCAGAACCTATTTGGGATTCACATTTAACCCCggggctatgtttggttcctagaaaagtactaaaataaagaaaaaagttgttaaggaaaatgattttgttatattttgtttaccaagataaatgtgaaaaaaaataaaatataattaaaattagttgaatattatgtattttcaaattatttaaatttttatataaaagagaaaataagtgaaatgagtttaaagaagtatataaaaataatttattaattttttattttctttcacttttgtctttttttctatttttcctcacaattttatttcctttacattttctctcaaattttccagAATTGAACTTTATTGGAACTGTCAGACTTGTTATATCTACATTGTTGCATCCAGTAATTAATCAGGAAATTGACAATGTTGGAATCAGAATATTGCAAAATCATTAGGAATgagccattttcttttcctttttttgttcaTGTTGTGAAGTCCGACAATCACAGCTACCACTTTTGTATCTATCTGTTATACTTCATATCTAGACCCGTTGAGTGTACTAATACTGCCACTAAATTAGATTtgtgataagataaataaaagaaaattaaattaaaaatgcaacatacatatatatataaggcaTTGtgtttttaaatctatttagTTTTGGGAGGCACCAGGTGCTGTTTGGGATAACATTTAACTTCTACTTTTAATAGTAGTAGACGTAGAACTTTATATTTGgaatctatattttaaaaatacttttattgagGATAAggataattatgatattttcaataactttaattaaataaaaatattctttcttCATCACATGTTCACGCTTCTTCAAAACCTGGACACATCATGTTAGGCTCATGGTTAAGAGTTTTATCCAAACAAATCTTAAAAGCTGCATTTAAAGGCTTCTGGCGTTTGAAAAGCTTTAACAAACAGGGCTTTAGACTCTTTGCACCAAAGCTCCTTCGTTCCAAACACACTACTGCTATTCCTTaaatatttggaatttattGTTAAATTGGAAAGAGAACTTTTAAGTTCCCCGTattgtttttttagcttttggGTTGACAGTTACATGCTGAACAACAGGACTATGCAAAAACAGATGGGCTGGAATACATTTGTCCCCACTGCAGCATAACAAATTTCCAGAAGAAGTCCCAGAAAACTGCAAACGGATATTAGCAAGTCTTGACCGTCCTACGAGCTagtttttgcttctttttttatgCATAAAAGAGAGGCAGGGTTAGGATTGCATTATTGTACTGGACTACCATTGTTGTTCTTTTATCATAGCTCTTAACAAAAGGGGGAAAACAGCCCCCAATTTACCCCCAATCTATGTATTAAAGAGGAAATGATGAGTAAAATTAATTGTAGAAGTCTTTTTAGCATTTTCACTCAATTTAACTGGGTGGTTCTGTCAAAGGTTATGTAAAAGTCTTTTTAGCCTTCAAGGTCCAGTTTTAGGCATGGTATTATCTCAGTATGTTTGACATCCAGTTCCACTTGGGTTCCCAAAACCCAGAAAGATGGTTGTATTTCTAGCAGTTTCAACACTCTTTGATTTGGTTAAACAGCGATTGTGAAGCACGTGGTAAAGGGGAGGACAGAAAGAAGCATGTAGTACAGATCCAAGGGTCAATATGCATAAAAGAGAGGCAGGGTTAGGATTGCATTATTGTACTGGACTACCATTGTTGTTCTTTTATCATAGCTCTTAACAAAAGGGGGAAAACAGCCCCCAATTTACCCCCAATCTATGTATTAAAGAGGAAATGATGAGTAAAATTAATTGTAGAAGTCTTTTTAGCATTTTCACTCAATTTAACTGGGTGGTTCTGTCAAAGGTTATGTAAAAGTCTTTTTAGCCTTCAAGGTCCAGTTTTAGGCATGGTATTATCTCAGTATGTTTGACATCCAGTTCCACTTGGGTTCCCAAAACCCAGAAAGATGGTTGTATTTCTAGCAGTTTCAACACTCTTTGATTTGGTTAAACAGCGATTGTGAAGCACGTGGTAAAGGGGAGGACAGAAAGAAGCATGTAGTACAGATCCAAGGGTCAATGTGATGATGTTTTGTAGGGGGGGGGGGGACAAGAAAAGGATTCTTCAACTGAAACAAGGCGCTTCACATGGTAAAGGGGAGGACAGAAAGAAGCATGTAGTACAGATCCAAGGGTCAATGTGATGATGTTTTgtaaaggggggggggggggggggggggggacaaGAAAAGGATTCTTCAACTGAAACAAGGCAGTGAGGATAGGATGGAGCTGTAGTGTCCGTAAATTTCAACAGGAAATGTGCTTTTAGACCCTATCAAAGTGAATGGATATAAACCCAATTCAGTAGAAGGCCTCAAAAGTCCAATAACCAGACCATAAAATTGAATGCCAAGGGCCATTGTCGTAAACTGGAGCTCATGAAATGTTATATACTTATGCAAATAGGCACATGCTCGCatataaatgtatatatatgcatgcatgTATATATGTACATCTATACAAAACACAACCAAATCCCACTACTGTTAAAGACAGACCCACTCAGATAGTATTTACTAATCCTAAATTCTGGAACTACCAGCCTAAGGCAAAAAACGAGAAATTGAATCACAAATGAAGTTCAAACCAGAGTTGAGTTCTGAACTGGAATCAGAAATGAAGGTCAAACCAGAGTTTAAGTTTTGGCTTTCAGTTCTCTTGCAGTGCATGAGGTGCTCTTCAACTCTTCTTGTTTGTTAATAGCCCCATTGCAACTACTGGTGGTGATGCCTTCTCTGCTGAGTTTTCCAATCAGAACATTGCCATCAGAAGATGTATGATGTGTCCCAATGCCAGGTAAGCTGTTGCTACTGGTGTTGCTGCTACTGGTGTTGCTGCTACTGTTATTATTGGGAATGAATCCACCAATCAAACCGTTCTTTCCCTCATCGGACCCAGTACCTGATGATGCTGCCTTTCCACTGGATATGGCTGTAGCAAGAGCAATTGGCATAAGGCAGAGACCTTTGCTTTGAAGATATTGCATGGCCATGGTCACGTTGGACTCCATCAACTTCACTACTTCTTGCTCAAAGGCAATTTGATCAGGAGATTGACAAATATCTTCAGCTTGACCAGCCGAGGGTGAAAGTGACAGACCCTTAGAGCCCTAACCAAACAACGTCGGATGTTAAAGAATTGCCTTGTGAGTAGaattttcaaattcccctcATTATCTTCATCTCTATAAGCATGCAttaataatgagaaaaaaaaatactataaaatgaTAACCAATGGATACTCGCATACGGATATCATCTATCTAAACAATGATGGGTACTagataacaaaaattatttttatgcaaGTTTACTTGGTCCATTTATGTGAAGTTTTAACTAAATTTCGCTAGAATAATTAATATTCCCAACCACTTAACCCTGTTTGTCCTTGACGAGATCCCACATGGAACATTCATGGAATCAAGTCACCTAAGGTCTTTTCAACCCCATTGAGTGATTCCTCTTAGCAGAGTTTTAGGTGGGCAAGATCCACATCAGAAGAAGAGGAAAGGTTTCCTGGTTTTCACCAAAATATGTGAAAACCATGCTCATTTCTTTTCTGTTCactaaaagaaggaaaaagtttTTATGTGCTCACAGAAAGAGAAGGGTATAGCACCTCAGCTTGGCCATCTGTGATGAGAGGAACAACTGCCTCTGCTGCCCCCAGCCTACTCATGCTTAGTACCTGTAAATCATCATTTCAGAAGCAGTGCAAAATTTCCAACTGTAAGAAAGCAATGCCCAAAATCTCATTGCTATAGATCATTACAATTTGATCAAGACAAGGACCCATATTTTCTGGCCCCTGCATTTAACTCTACAAATGTAAATTTGAAGACTAAGTTCAACATCTCAAACATGGATTGGAGAAAGTTTTTATCCACTTTATACCTTGACCTGGAGCTGAAGAAATTTGACGTACTCAATGATTTCGTCGAGCATAGATGCTTTGTCCGTCTGCAGAAAGCAAAAAGGAATCAGTACTCTTTTTAGAGTCCTGCTGTGAATGGTCTTCCATACAATTAAGCTCCTCGAACACATGTTCCTAACTTGAGATTGATGAAAACAGCTTATGTCCTGGCCTGAAGATTAGTTTTTCATTGCCAACTACAGATTGCAGAGTTGAGAAATAATTATCTGATCTTGGAAAATAAGCCATTCTCTCTTTACAAGGGTTTATCAGGAAAGAaccattaataaaagaaaaggtgcTGTATATGGATCGTTCACATATTCTATTGAATTATAGGTATCTAGagattcaaaattcatatatttagaTGCAATGAAGGGAATGAAATAGCATGACAGACGCTGAACCCAACTCTCCTGTAGTGCTTACCAAGAAACTAGTAGAGAACAGAGTAAGATATGACTGGACGAGTGCTTgtaatttgataaaatcattGGATCATGCTTAACAGAATTCAGACAGCTATTTTAACAGAGAAAGGTCTGATTTGGATTGGCTTTTCAAAAGCCAAAAGCTCTCCTCAAGCTCCAAAATTCCTTTTCAGCTCATGCAGGAAATCATttcatttaatgaaatttttataatactGAGATTGAATCAATGTCTAGAGCTTCAGGTCCTGGTTAAAAAGGTTATCCCAAGCAAAGCTTAAAACTAAGGGtttagtcatttttcattttttggaccATTTTCAGCTGAATCAATTTGCAAAAAATAATAGGGAACTCGTAGTTTGATTTGTTGAAATCAAAGAGCTCATTTAATTCTTCTGGAATTGAAGAAGTTTTGTCTACTGCTCTCAGGTTTCCGTCACCAAGGTTAATCTAACCACACTTAGAAATAAATGCCATACACCATACACATCTGGATTGCACAAAAACATTAGCTTTTACAGAAGCACCTGGATATTACTAAATgtaaactaaaaagaaaaaagaaaagaaagcaatACATGAATATAGCACTCCATGAggaataaaacaaacaaaataagtaGGTACCTTATTGGAATTGGGAACAAGTTCTTGCAGGTTCTTCATCCTTTCAGCAATTTTCTCTCTCCGAAGCTGCATCATAGATATTTTTCAAAGGGACAACAAAAGAGATTATAACCCAGGAAAGTCTTTATCAAAGCCATTTTTTACATGTCAACTTCAAAGTCTAATGATGTGTCTTAGATATGAGAGTGAATAACAAACAACATGAAGAACTTGTTTCAGatgatcatacaaaatttaCAACTAACCCTTTCAGCAATACTGTGAGGATCAGTGGCCTGGCCTCGACGAGCCCTTACACGCGGCTTTCCAGTTCCATTACAGCCACCAGAAGCAGTACCTACCGTAGTCTGTAATTGAAAATTGTGAGGTTGATTTGTATAATGTTTGATGGGTTTCCTTCACTCAACTCTAACAGCTGATAAGAACTAATGAGCAAACAATACTAAAAAAACTGACAACAAATCCTTCACTAAACATGGAGAAATAGAAATTATATGAAGCACCTGTGGCAAAGACTGTAATCCAGATGCTGTCATTGTCATGTGGGGCCCAACCGCAGAAGGAGAGAAAGGATGAGTGTGCTGCTCTTCTTTCCCCTACATTGtaccaaaagaaaaatgtaaatgcAGCTCTCAAACTTAGAACATTCGACAAAAACATAGTTAGCTTCCCCACTAAATCAGAGCATCAGATAAATTGAGCCACCAGCATACCACAAGGCAAGGTGACGTCACCATCATGTGTATTTGGTTCCCTTAATTTGATCTTTCCTGGTTAGTCAAATCATCCATGAAACTTGAAAGATTGATACCTTTATGGGGATTGCTGAAGAAATGTTATCAAGTTGCAGAATTTCATCCCCAACGTATCTGTTCCTCATGATATCCATTTCATTATCCACATATTCTCCTTGCAGACCAAAGCCCTGCATCTTGTATTCTCCCATAACAGGAGACAAGGAGGAACCACCCCCGTAAGATGGTTGAGACCACAACTGTGGAATTGGAGGCAATGCTTGAAAATTTCCAACTGATCTCTGAAAATCAGATGGCTCATTACCATTGCACCCAACATGATCCAGCTCAGTGAAAGGACGAGATGACCTAGACATGCCACCAATCAGCGAAAGCTGCTTGGGAGAGCCAAGATCCAGTGAGCATGGGGTTGAAGTAGGAGTATTTAGTTGCAGGCCCACGTATCCAACTTCTGAGCTGCCATTCACTGCTCCATTCAAGGAGGAATTGCCTTCAGTGTTTTGAAGGTCTTGCTGCCGTGGAGCTTCTTCCAAAAGTAAGCCCTTGCCAAGACCATGATCAGACTCTCCACCAAGAACAATAGATGAAGTATCTTGAGTAACCAAGCCCTCGATCATAAGGTTTGAATTAGTCATGCCAACAggtgagttttttttatcaccttCATATATTCCAATTGAATCTGAAAGCATCCCATTTGTTTGGCTAGGCTCACCACAAATCCAAGATGATCCCTCCTTCACATTCACATCTGACCATGATGTGGATGAAAACAAGTGATCCAGATACTCATCCATTATAAAACGCTGTGCAATGTGAAATCCCTGAGCTGAATCTTGCAAAAGCAAAAGCTCCACAGaattgcttttctttcttctttttttttcagagCCAGTACCAACTGTAAAGGTATATGTCCAAATATCTATGCTGCACTGCAGTTGCAAGATAATCACCTCCGCTCATATCCTCTCTGCCACTACCTAAGATTATGAAAGCCAGAGACAGTTAACAAGTCATTAATCCCATACTGGAGAGTTAAACTagaaaagcaagtaaaaaataGTAACAATAATATGTCTAgagaacaaacaaaaaattactTGTTGCACAGGAAaccaacataaaataaaaaaaattgagagattctCCTGTACGGGAATTGAAAAGAATCCAGATCATGTCCACACACATATATGAAGAGAAGCCATTCCTGCCAGACCCGTCACCTGTTTTAGTACCAGAACAAGTTGACTAAAACATTGTGATTCTCTGGCTAGAACCAAAGCACAATGTGGGAGGTAGAAACAAATGCAGGGTGCCAAACAAGAGAAGTTCAGGAAGCCCCATATacacaatatatataatttatgtaaacaaaaaaaaaaaaaaaaagaagtggccaccttaaaaaaaatatatcatacaAACAACTAGTACCTATACATGTTCCAAGAGCTATTCCAAGCTCCATTTTTTTGcctgccttgtttttttttttttttttaactactaGGATCAGTATTGACATCTAGGgaagcaaaataaagaaaataaaaccattTATGGATTGATCCAATACATTACAAGGGATAAAGTGAGGTAGTGTAGCACTACAATATCTATCTAACTTCAATAAAGCACAAAACAGAATAT
Above is a window of Vitis vinifera cultivar Pinot Noir 40024 chromosome 11, ASM3070453v1 DNA encoding:
- the LOC100257707 gene encoding uncharacterized protein LOC100257707 isoform X2 encodes the protein MDEYLDHLFSSTSWSDVNVKEGSSWICGEPSQTNGMLSDSIGIYEGDKKNSPVGMTNSNLMIEGLVTQDTSSIVLGGESDHGLGKGLLLEEAPRQQDLQNTEGNSSLNGAVNGSSEVGYVGLQLNTPTSTPCSLDLGSPKQLSLIGGMSRSSRPFTELDHVGCNGNEPSDFQRSVGNFQALPPIPQLWSQPSYGGGSSLSPVMGEYKMQGFGLQGEYVDNEMDIMRNRYVGDEILQLDNISSAIPIKGKEEQHTHPFSPSAVGPHMTMTASGLQSLPQTTVGTASGGCNGTGKPRVRARRGQATDPHSIAERLRREKIAERMKNLQELVPNSNKTDKASMLDEIIEYVKFLQLQVKVLSMSRLGAAEAVVPLITDGQAEGSKGLSLSPSAGQAEDICQSPDQIAFEQEVVKLMESNVTMAMQYLQSKGLCLMPIALATAISSGKAASSGTGSDEGKNGLIGGFIPNNNSSSNTSSSNTSSNSLPGIGTHHTSSDGNVLIGKLSREGITTSSCNGAINKQEELKSTSCTARELKAKT
- the LOC100257707 gene encoding uncharacterized protein LOC100257707 isoform X1, which encodes MDEYLDHLFSSTSWSDVNVKEGSSWICGEPSQTNGMLSDSIGIYEGDKKNSPVGMTNSNLMIEGLVTQDTSSIVLGGESDHGLGKGLLLEEAPRQQDLQNTEGNSSLNGAVNGSSEVGYVGLQLNTPTSTPCSLDLGSPKQLSLIGGMSRSSRPFTELDHVGCNGNEPSDFQRSVGNFQALPPIPQLWSQPSYGGGSSLSPVMGEYKMQGFGLQGEYVDNEMDIMRNRYVGDEILQLDNISSAIPIKGKEEQHTHPFSPSAVGPHMTMTASGLQSLPQTTVGTASGGCNGTGKPRVRARRGQATDPHSIAERLRREKIAERMKNLQELVPNSNKTDKASMLDEIIEYVKFLQLQVKVLSMSRLGAAEAVVPLITDGQAEVLYPSLSGSKGLSLSPSAGQAEDICQSPDQIAFEQEVVKLMESNVTMAMQYLQSKGLCLMPIALATAISSGKAASSGTGSDEGKNGLIGGFIPNNNSSSNTSSSNTSSNSLPGIGTHHTSSDGNVLIGKLSREGITTSSCNGAINKQEELKSTSCTARELKAKT